Part of the Aquila chrysaetos chrysaetos chromosome Z, bAquChr1.4, whole genome shotgun sequence genome is shown below.
GGAGCTAGACTTGTGTTTATTAGCTGAAACTGGCATAGCAAAGGCTCTAGTCTGTTTATGATAAGCTGCATTGAAAAggacatgagaaaaaaaaaaggtaacactACTAAGAAATCATATTTTCACACTTTctataaatacaatttaattatTCCAATTCTGCCATGCTAAAGTAAACATTACTTAAAAAGTAATAGGCTTTTGCCTCTGGTTTGGACTGAAGTGAATTTACAGATGTTAAAAACTGTGGTtttaaacattgaaaaaaatccttcaccTGCTCCTGTAACTCTTCGAAATGAAATTTACACCATTTGACACAGGACTGAATCATACAAAGGATCAGTCTTGACTTCCTGTGTAAAAACACAAGTGTGTTTTTTAGCCATTTTCTGCAAGCAGTATCTAAAGAAAGTTTTGTGTTCATCCATTACAACAGCAGGTGTGATGTGGAATTTAGGATCAAAATAGAAGTACAATGAGCAAAATGATCCCTGTGACATTGTGCAAATTTAAGCATAAATTCACTGCAGCTATAATTTTATCACAAATGTTCATTACATTTATCCTTCAGaataaacacaaagagaaacttttttttttttaccagtatGCTACTATTGAGTttcaaggggagaaaaaatcaccccttttctccatttctccccCAATGTTTTTTGTGTTACATCTattgatgaaataaaaaagtcaaaaaccaaaaccagcattaCCGTGAATTTGTCTTTGAGGTAAGCCAGCTACTAGCAGAACTTCTGGGCATGTCATCATCTTTTGCACTAAAGAGTCATCCAGCTCTTCCAAACCTGGCCCAAACATAGCAAAGCGAGGTTCTGCCTGAGTGACCAGTGATTGCAAAAAGGAAGTCACAGCCCCATACCGGGGACGGCTTGATTTCAAACTTCTTCTACTCTGAGGACAGctttttttatatctgtgtAAAATAGATGCaactagaaattaaaatacaaaagaggtATTAATCAAACAACATAAATTGATTTAGGTCCCACACTTCTCATGCTTCGTTACTGGTACAACTCAAGCACTGGTGAAAAATGATGACGTTCCATACTGGTAGTTTCAAGCACCAGTACAAAGCAGGTAAAGGCATCGGTCCTTTCAAAGTCCAAATACTGACTTTTTGGACCTATGTATCTTTtagtttactttaaaaaataaaataaaataacaaaatcacCCACCCTCACCGAACACACAATATTGGTAAAATAACATCAAAGCTCATGAGTCACatacaatataaaaaatacGAGACTTATGAGTGCATTTCAAACCTTAATTTGACTGCTTTTGTGTTTATGAACTATGAAACAGGTAACTCCACCTGAAAAGAAGCATTTCCCCTGTAGGCACAGAGAATGCGTGTTGTGAAAGGAGACAAGTGTTTGCAAGCTTATGCGCACATCTGATGCAGAAGCTGGAAGGCATGAAAAGACGTTGGTAATCAAGGGAAAGAATTAAGAGTCATAGAAGTGACACAGATCCTAGAGAAGCAGCTTCAGTCTTTGCTTCTGTGGTCACCGTAGGCTGCTACTGGACAAATCACTTCAAGGCAACATTAAATGTGTGCTCCTCTACACCCAAACTGAGATGCTTCAGTTGAGatcagcaaaaccagcaagtgCTCACAGGCACAATGGAAATTAGTGACAGGTGTTTTCAAATAGGTGATGCTCTGAAGTATTCAGACCTAAAGAGACTGAAATCCGTGTTCAAAACCAGTAGCTATTTTGCACTTCAAATTCTGGGCATGtctttccccatctgtaaagtGCGGATGAAGGGCACAGAGATTGCAGAGGTTAGTGCACTTGTAGTGAAACAACAGTTTCATGAAACCACCTTtggaaaatttaaatgcaaattaaaaaaaagagaactacTCCAAATTAATTTAGGGAATTGAATGAagttcaaaaaaacccccacagaaTAATCTGCTTGTCTTAAGCATTCTTCTCAGTCACCTAAACTCATTATGAGTGCTGCTATGCTTTTCAACTACACTAGCTGAAATGCATGTCTTTGTCTTAATGGCATTTGACCATCAGATCTAAAGCAATACTGCTTGTATTCTGTGcacattcaaaaaaaaacccctttttttccttaggtcTTCCAGgtatgatgaaaaaaatgaaaattcattccATTTGCTGTAGTTGAAGACTTCTTagtacttttattaaaatatgaaaccaCGTGTCATTGTACTGAGAgcaaagaacacatttttatcAACAGTATGCACAGCTTCTGAGATGACTCTATTTCTGTGGCATAGCAGACACGCAGTTCacaaaaagctttaattttttttacaacgTTAGCTTTGTCTTCTCTCCAACATTTTACATTCTTGTTGAATTCCAACCAGAAAGAGCTGACAAAACTGTCGAACAACAGGAAAttctgtttccaaaataaaacaatggaTTTGAGACACATCAGAATTTAAGCAGCGGCTTACAGCACAGTTTTACTGCTGTAAATAAGAAACATGCACGAGGGGTGAACACACCTGCTGCAGAGAGACTGTAAGTCGCGTAAGAGAGTATGAAGGTACTTACATTGCCATGTAATCATACAGCGCATTATCGCTGACCTCTGAAAAGGCTTTATTAAAAATCTCCCCATCTGGGAGTGATTTCCAATCAACAGATGTCCAAAAGGGGAGATCCCTCAGGAGAAAATACCTCCACAACAACGGATCCTGCACAGCCGCCCTCCAGTAACAACTCGTGCTTCCCAAATGGCACAAATCTTGGGGCGAGAGGAAGGACATGATGTTCAGCTGCACGTCGATCTGAAAACCGTCGAGAGCAGCCGTTTAACGACTCAGGAATTAAGCAGCGAAGACGCAAGAGGTGGGATGCCgagcttctcccccccccccccccaaccccccccaccTCGGTACCCACCCTGACCGGGCTCCACTCACCGGCAGCGCCTGCAAGGCGCTCACCTCCTCCGGGAGCGTTGGACGCGGGGGACCCGCGAACGCGGCGGTACCGCCGCGTTCGCGGGTCCCCCGCGTCCAACGCTCCCGGAGGAGGCGGAGCCGACCCCGCACGGCAGCCTCCAAACCGCCCCGTTCCTCCGCTCCGCCGGCCGCCATTAACGCCGaagccccgccgccccccggaGTTACTGCGCCGGCGCCGGTGGGCGAGGCGGGGCGGA
Proteins encoded:
- the FBXO4 gene encoding F-box only protein 4; the protein is MYASLALKTCVQRTPVIQVQRLWSSAPGRPPPPPPATLCGRGLRVLRPASPTGAGAVTPGGGGASALMAAGGAEERGGLEAAVRGRLRLLRERWTRGTRERGGTAAFAGPPRPTLPEEVSALQALPIDVQLNIMSFLSPQDLCHLGSTSCYWRAAVQDPLLWRYFLLRDLPFWTSVDWKSLPDGEIFNKAFSEVSDNALYDYMAIYKKSCPQSRRSLKSSRPRYGAVTSFLQSLVTQAEPRFAMFGPGLEELDDSLVQKMMTCPEVLLVAGLPQRQIHGIGSGVSFQFSNNQKFNILTLYSTTSVERRRARAEQAVAVNKMFYQENSVVGNQQAVHYSVIAQVKKVCEVVDGFIYVANAEAHKNHDRQEELARILAMIDPALGPPNRPLLVLSCVSHIGVKRIPCVYMAHQLQLNLLHQPWMVQDTVAATLAGLLNGIEWLLEEANCKNAQ